Within Cohaesibacter gelatinilyticus, the genomic segment ATCCGTCAGGATTTTCTGAGCGGTTTCCAGACCAGTCTCAACAAAACGTTTGGTTTCGCTATCAACCAGCTTTTGCGTATCATCGGAGACATGCTGCTGACGGGCAACAGAATGTCCGAGGAAGACTTCCTGTTCGTTTTCTGAGTAGAGCAATGGCCCCAGTTCATCAGACATACCAAATTGCGTGGCCATGGCATGGGCCAGACGGGTTGCCATCTGAATGTCACCAGTCGCCCCTGATGTCACCTTGTCATAACCAAAGATCATCTCTTCAGCGACACGACCACCCATAGCCACAGCCAGATCAGCGTTGCATTTGGCGCGAGTCAGCGAGACCTGATCCTTTTCAGGAAGACGCATCACCATGCCAAGAGCACGGCCACGAGGAATGATGGTAGCCTTGTGAATGGGATCCGAGGCAGGCATATGCAGTGCAACCAAGGCATGGCCGGCTTCGTGATATGCGGTCAGCTTCTTCTCCTCGTCGCTCATGACAAGCGTCCGACGCTCAGCACCCATCATGACCTTATCCTTGGCATCCTCGAATTCCTGCATGGAGACAAGACGACGATCCCGGCGAGCCGCCAAAAGCGCAGCTTCATTGACAAGGTTCATCAAGTCTGCACCCGAGAAACCAGGCGTACCACGGGCAAGCGTCTTCAGATCCACATCCGGAGCCAGAGGCACATTGCGCACATGAACCTTGAGGATCTTCTCTCGGCCGGTGATATCAGGATTGGGTACAACGATCTGACGATCGAAACGACCCGGACGCATGAGAGCCGGGTCCAAAACGTCAGGACGGTTGGTCGCAGCAACAAGGATCACGCCCTCATTGGCTTCAAAGCCATCCATCTCAACCAGCAACTGGTTCAGAGTCTGCTCACGCTCATCGTTACCACCACCAAGGCCAGCGCCGCGATGGCGACCAACAGCATCAATCTCATCGATGAAGATGATACATGGAGCATTCTTCTTTGCTTGCTCGAACATATCCCGCACGCGAGAGGCACCAACACCGACAAACATCTCCACGAAGTCGGAACCGGAAATGGAGAAGAAAGGCACATTGGCTTCACCAGCAACGGCACGACCAAGCAAGGTTTTACCAGTGCCCGGAGGGCCCACCAGAAGAACACCGCGTGGGATACGGCCACCAAGACGTTGGAATTTCTGCGGATCACGCAAGAATTCAACAATCTCTTCCAAATCTTCCTTGGCTTCATCCACGCCAGCCACGTCATCAAAGACAACACGGCCATGAGCTTCGGTCAATAACTTGGCCTTCGATTTACCAAACCCCATTGCCTTGCCACCGCCCTGCATCTGGCGCATGAAGAATATCCATACAGCCAAAATCAGGATCATCGGGAACCAGGAAATCAGGGCACCAAGCAAAGAGAAGCTTTCGGTCTCCGGCTTGGCGGTGATGGCAACACCATTCTTGGTCAACAGCGGAATAAGCGTGGTGTCATTTTCTGGCAGAAAGGTCTGGAAAGAGCCACCATCTGACAAATGACCAGTAACCTGTTGACCTGTTATGGTGACGTCCTTGATCCGCCCCTGCTCCACATCACTTACAAATTGAGAGAAGGGGATTTCCAGACTATTGGTGCGCTGGGATGGATTCTGGAACAATTGGAATAATGCAATAAGCAGCAGTCCAATAATCACCCACAATGCCAAGCTGCGGAAATTCGCGTTCATATGTTTTCCCTTGGTTCCTTTTGGGAAGTATCAGCAGCCCGTCTGTCGCCTGTGCCAAGCAATTGACGAGCCGATCCTTACATTTCATTTGAATTTAGGCATCGAACACGCCCTTGCCAAGGCATAGAGGCGGCTTTGTTCCCTAAATAATGCGAAATGGTTTACCCACTTCACCCATTTTTCGTAAATCTCGTGTTTTTTTCAGAAAATTCAAGAGGACATCCCGTCGCCTTTGCTATTTCTGGTAAATCCATCACAAATTTCAGCCGATTTTCTTGCCATGCGCTAGGCAAAGCATCAATCACTCCCGCAGGCAAGGCCTCCATCGCAACCAGTGATTCCTGTTTCAACAGACCGGTCTGCAGCAGTTTTTGTCTGCCACGCTCACCCAAAGGCGACAATGTAAGAGCCCCAATATTCCGATCATCAGGGTAATGGACATTCCATAGCCCCTGCCAATCAAAATCTTCACCCACCGATAGCTTTGCAAGGATAGGCTTTCGCCCTGGCTCACGATAAACCCATAGTCGCTGTCCGGAAATCGCAAAGCAACAAGCTCCCAGCGTCTTTTTGCGAACTCTTCTTTCAGCATCATCCCATAGAACAAGATCTTGATCCAAAGAGATCAGACTTTGCTCCCCGCAAGGATATCCCGGACCGGCAACCTGAAAAAGTGCCTCTTGCAACAGACGCAAGCGAAATTCCTCGGCCAACAGGCAATAATCTATCATATTGCAAACCAAAGCCCTACCAACCACAGGCGTCATAAGAGCGGAAAATTTCTCAAATGTTACAGAATTTAGCGCCTCTTCCGCTCGCAGAAGGCGTTCCGACGTTCTTGAGAAATGTGATGCATCTGCTCCAAAGCGTTTAAGAACGGGCATCAGGGTCTTGCGTACATTCACCCTGAGATACCTGATACTCTCATTGGAGGGATCTTCACACCAATTCAAATCAAACCGTTGTAAAATGTTCTGCAATTCCTGCTTGGAATGCTTGAGCAAAGGCCGTGCCAGGATCAAGCCATTCAGAACACGAGCAGGGCGCATGGCACTCAAACCACGCACAGACGATCCACGCAAAAGCCGCATGAGGAAAGTTTCAGCCTGATCATCCATATGATGGGCCGTCACAATCGTCTTTACACCCAACGATTGGGCATGGTCGGCCAGCAAGGAATAGCGGGCTTCTCGCGCCTTGCCTTGCAAGTTGGAAGAAGATTTATCGCCCTGCCAGTTCAAGATCGCATGAGGCAGAGCAAGGCATTGGGCAAGTTCACCCACATACTCGGCCTCTGCATGTGCTTCTTCGCGCAAACCATGATCGACTGTCGCCAGATATATCGGAATTTGATGTCCCAACCGTGATCGCCAAGCATAACACAGCATAACAAGCGCAAGAGAATCAGGTCCACCGGAAACCGCCAGCAACATTCCATCTTGCTTTGAGGGGATTTCATCAAAAAGGGACGAAAGAACAGAGCCAGAGAAGGGACCTTCCGGCAAATAGAGTGCATCATCAGTGATGCGCTCTTTCAGATCATCGGGCCATGGCATGGAAACGGATGAACGCCCAGATGTTTTAGCACTTGGCATTTTTAATTTCAGAGCGCACCTTCTGGCGCACACCTGCAGATGCATTGGGATATTTGGCCAGCAACTCTTCATAGGTGGCGCAAGCCGCCTCACGTTCCTTGATTTGACGTAGAGACATCCCCGTCTTTAACAGCATATCCGGTGCCTTCTGTGCCTGAGGATAGGTAGAATAAGCATTCAGGAAAGTCTCGATCGCTCCGCGATAATCGCGGCGCTGAAACTGGCTCTCACCAATCCAGTAGTGGGCATTGGCAACAAGCTGATGTGTCCCGTAAGACGCTATGAACTGACGAAAAGCCCCTTCCGCCTGCCCATATTGTCCCTGAAGCACCAAACCATAGGCTTGATCATAGTCTGTAACCGGATCACCTGTCAGAGACGCAACCTGATTGGACGGCGCAACATTTCCCAAACCAGGATTTATTGGGTTGGCGCCTGGAAAGGTGGCACCCGGCACAGCCGCACCTCCGTTCAGCATGCTGGAAAGATCAACTGGCCCAGACCCACCGGCACCACCAATAGCCTGATTGGCGGCACTACCAAAATTGGGCTGAGCACCATTCAAGCTACCCAAAGTCTGTGGTGGCGTTCCCAACTGCTCGAAATTCTGACTTGGTGCTTGTTGCTTTGGCTTTGCGCGAGATTGTTTACGACGCTTTTTGCTGCCTCCCCTTTCCAGATCCTGAAAACGAAACTCGGAATCTTCCTGAAAACGGCGAAGCTGTTCCTGCATTTGACGAATTCGGAAGTTCAGCTCTTCGATCTGACCATTGTAAATGCGCAACTGGTTTTCCAGCCGATCTACGCGCACAGCCAGATTGGCGGCAGATTGAGCCACAACAATACGCTGCTGACTTGGTGCAGTTGATGCAGATGGACCAGAAGGAATAGGCAGTGGCGGGATTGGCGCACGCTGCATCTGGGTTTCCATCGTACTAACCCGTTGTTCCAACTCGCTCCAATTGGTGGGGTTGACCGCACCGGCCAAACTGGCCCCAACAAGTAGAAAAGCAGTCGCGGTTGCCAATGTTCTGATCATCAAAATCCCCATTACAGAAATCAAATTCAGGAATGCGCTGGCCATGAAGTGAATGGCCTTCAAGCAGCAATGAAAGCGAGCTTACAGCCTGTTCCCGAAAAGTTGAAGCACTTTTCGGATAAGAACTCGCTTCAAAACAAGGAGTTAAAACAAAGCTTGCAATTCACCAATTGCGGACAGTGTTTTAACGGCTTCTTTTGCACTGTTGCACCCTCATGCCAGTTTGATGGGGCAAAATTATGATCAAGTTGGTAAAGTGATGCTCATCGGAAGCAGTGTGATATCAAAAACACAAAAACCGGCCCCATGGAGCCGGTTTTCAAATCCTCAATCAAGCGAGTCACCAAACCCACCTGACGTGCAGCTACCCACAAAAGCGACAGCGCTTTTGTGGCGGCCGATAGGCAAGCGCGTAGCGCCCCGTCTGGAGCCCTGATCACGAGATCAGGGATAGCGTGAAGACACTAGTCACCCGAATCTAAAGTTCGTCACATTGAACAGCGAGTACCGAACGAACTTTAGATTCAAAAGGGTGACTAGCAAATATATGTTTCTAGTGTGGTTTTAGGAATTGAAATAGGCAAACGAACCTGCCGATAAATGATACCTATTTCAATTCCACCACACTAGTTAGACAACACGGTCACTGCTCGACGGTTCTGAGACCAGCAGGAAATATCGTTACACACCGCAACGGGACGCTCCTTACCGAAAGATTTGGTCATCAGGCGGTTGGAAGCAATACCCTTGGAGACCAGGTAATTACGAACCGAATTGGCACGGCGAGCACCGAGAGCGATGTTATATTCGCGAGTACCGCGCTCATCAGCATGACCCTCAATGGCAACACGATAATTGCCATACTGGTTCAACCATAGAGCCTGTTTGTCCAAGGTCGCCTGAGATGATGGATTGATATCGGAACTATCGGTATCAAAGAAGACGCGGTCGCCCACATTCACCACAAAATCCTGGGTCGAACCCGGTGTCGCATTGTTCGCAAGGCCCGGATTGGCCATTTTATCTGGATTGGCAGAACAAGCAGCAAGAACGCCCAGCAGGCCTATGGCCAGAGCAGCACGAACGGGAGTGGAGGCTTTTTTTGACAACATAGCTGTCCTCAATTTTCCATAGGGCAATCGCCCAAACATCATGGGTCGCAGCCCAAATAAGGTTGATCAAGTATGAGCTAAACTGGTTAACCCTGCGTTGGCAAAGATGGTTAACATTTGCCTAATGGGTGGAACCCAATCTCATAGACTGAAAAACCAGACACACAAAGAATACCAACGAGGGGAAAGAATAGCTCATATGACCGAACTTTTCAGGTTTTGTGGCAAGGAGCTGATGCCGCCCTGGTCTGGTTGACCAAAAGGTAGCAGAGACGTAGTCCACAAAGCCTGAAAATTCGGCCTTCGATGCTTTTCGATTGCTCGCTGAACATCGTTACCTTTCTCGGAAAATACCCCGGTATTGTCCGTCAAAAGCTGCCTTGTCAGCAAACAATCGAAAAGCATCCTATGAGTTATTGTTCTCCCTCGTTGGTATAAGATTGGCCACCTCTCGGATAGAAAGGTGGCCAGACTAAGGCAGTTCAAACTACATTCCAGTCGCTATTCGCCACTGTGATATCAGGGCAACTACCCTACTCTACCAATGGTGACCATGCAGGGTCAGAACCAAAGGCTGGTGTTGGAACCTGATATTCATTGCGACCAGTCAGATCGATGCTATAGAGCTTCGGACCACCACCTGCACCAGGGCTTTCACGGAAGAACATCAACACGCGACCATTGGGTGCCCAAGTAGGCCCCTCATTGTGATAGCCATCAGCCAGGATACGCTCACGAGATCCGTCCGTCTTCATCACACCTATCTGGAACTGACCTTTATATTGCTTGGTAAAGGCGATCAAATCTCCACGAGGAGACCAGACCGGCGTACCATAGCTGCCCTGACCGAAGCTGATGCGACGCACATTGCTTCCATCAGAATTCATCACATAAACCTGCTGACGCCCCCCGCGATCAGATTCAAACGCAATCTGACGACCATCCGGCGAGAAAGTCGGGCTGGTATCAATGGAAGCGGAATTGGTCAAACGCGTGATTTTACCATTGCGTAAATCCATGCGGTAAATATTCGCATCCCCCGCTTGCTGCAAGCTCAACACAATGCTCAGGCCATCTGGAGAAAAGCGAGATGAGAAGCTCATTCCCGGAAACTTGCCTACATTGGAGCGGCGACCATTTTCAAGATTGAGCAGATAAACCTTAGGCTGCCCATCTTCCAGCGCCATATAGGTAACTTCCTGACGGGTTGGAGAGAAACGTGGTGTTAGCACCAGATCCCGACCATCGGTCAGATAGCGCACATTGGCACCATCCTGATCCATGATAGCAAGACGTTTGACGCGATTGGCTTTCGGACCACTCTCATCGACATATACGATACGGGTATCAAAATATCCCTTTTCGCCGGTCAGACGCTCATAGATCGCATCAGCAATGATATGCGCTACACGACGCCAATTCTTTGGTGCGGTGAAAAATTGCTGACCGGTCATTTGCTTACCAGCATAAACATCCCAGAGACGAAATTCCGCTTTCAAACGGCCATCAGCTTCTTGCGTCACAGTACCGGTTACCAGAGCCTGCGCATTCAATACGGTCCAGTTGGCAAAGGAAGGAGAAGAAGACGAAGTCAGGCCTTTTTCCAGAAAGGTGTTTTTATCCAGCGGAGCAAAAAGACCGGATCGTTTCAGATCCGCTTCCACGACTTGTGCAATTTGCGCGCCTTGCGGCACACCGGAAAAGCTCGGGATTGCAATCGGCATCGGCTGAATATTACCCTGACGGATGTCGATCTCAATCAAGGCGTGACCGGGTGAAGCAAAAGCCACCAGCGCCATGAGGGCAAGAGCCATAGACAGGCTTCGTTGAACAAGGCGGCTCAAACCAGCGCTCCATCGTGATGTGATTTTTCGCATTTCGCTCTTCCTTGTCTGTCTCTCAAACTGTGTCTCAATTCGCCAGAATACCAATTGAGCGTATTTCCAAAATCTCCAGCCACATTTCCAATATTAGATCAGAACATGTCAGACGGATCAAAATTCAAAATTGTGTCTTTCCAAAGGTCATATTTATCAGCGGGCAATTGATAAGGAGCACAACGCATCACTGCACGGACCGCTGCACGGGAGGCCGCATAGCCAAAGCTGCCAGGAGGCCCGGCAAGAATTTCCGGCTGGCCAACCACATTGCCAGACCGATCCATACGGAACTGCAAGCGAATACGCAGCTCTCCTGCATCAATCGCTCCAGCAGGCGGGCTCCAGCACTCACTGACCTGGGCTCGCAGGCTATCAATTTCACTCTGCGTCATGGCGGCTGCCTGTTTGCCAGTGCGTGACCCAAAGGATGCTTTCTTAGCCTCAGAAGACGTCTTTTGTGGTGCGGCCTCGTCGGCTTTGTTCACCAAAGCCTTCAGAGCATTGGCGTCAAAATCACGTTTCTTTTTGGCAGGCTGCTTTTGAGCGACCTTTTTCGGTGGTGATTTTTTCTTAGGCGGCTTTGGCTTTATTTTTGGCAAAGCCGCAATGGCTTTTGGCGCTTCCGGCTTTTCCTCGATGACTTTGGGCTCAACTTTTGGCTCGGCCTTTTTCACCGGTGCAGGCTCAGACTCGGCTTTCTTCACTGGTTCCGGCTTTGGCTCAACCTTTGGCGTAGGCTCGGACTTCGGCTTGGCCTCGGTTTCCTGCACCTTGGGTTGAACCTTTGGCGCAGGCTTTTTCGGCTCTTCCTTGACAGGTTCAGGCGCTTTTTTCACTTCTTCCTGAATCTTGTCCTGCACCTTGCCTTTTGAGTCACCTTTCTTGACATCAGTGACATCCGCGAGCGTCACCAAGTCCACAGGCAAAATCTCAAGAGGCGTCACGTCATGGGTCTTTGGTGCAGGCAAGCTGACCAATCCCCATGCCAAAACCAGCACATGGCTAACAGAAGATGCAATGAAGCCGACATTACGCATACGCGGTTACTGAAGCTCCTCAGTGCTGACAAGACCAATTTTCTTGAAACCGGCACGGTTCATGGCACCCATCACCTTGATGATGGCACCATAATTGGCGTTGGTATCGCCACGAACGAAGATCCGTTCCTCATAACCATTCTTGGCCACACCCAGAAGGGTCTGGACCAGTTGATCTACTTCGACAGGCTGATCCTGAACATGTACCGACCCATCGGCCTGCACAGACACTGTCAAAGGCTCGGTCTGACTGGACAGAGGTTTGGCCGAGCTTTCGGGTAGATCCAGAGGCACGCCCACCGTCATCATTGGAGCAGAGACCATGAAGATGATCAGAAGCACCAGCATGACGTCAACCAGGGGCGTGACGTTGATCTCGGCGACCGGACGATGACGAATGGCACGTCTCGCACCGCGTCTGCGCCCACCACCGGATGTTCCCTGTGTTCCCATGCCCATGGCTTAGCCCCTTTCATCCATCAAACGAGACAGAATGGCCGAAAACTCATCGGCAAAACCTTCCAGACGCAAGGCATGCTGTGAAGCGAGGCTGGCCAGTTTGTTATAGGCAATCACGGCAGGAATAGCGGCAAGCAGACCAATTGCGGTGGCAAACAAAGCTTCAGCAATACCTGGTGCCACAACGGCCAGAGATGTCGATTTGGAAGCAGCAATGCCCTGAAAGGAATTCATGATACCCCAGACAGTGCCGAACAGACCAACGAACGGAGCGGCAGATCCAACGGTCGCAAGAAACAGCAAACGCTTTTCAAGCCGATCCACTTCGCGCGCCAAGGTAACATCCAGGACCTTCTCGATCCGGGTCGGAAGCCCAGCAACGGAGCGGGCCTGCCCTTCAAACGAGCGCTTCCATTCTCGCATCGCAGCCACGAACAAAGCCGCCATGGCATGGTTCGGGCGACCGGAAAGTGTCTGATACAGCTCTTCCAAGGACTGCCCGGACCAGAATACTTTCTCGAAACGATCCATCTGCCGACGGGTGCGATAATAGAGCAAAACCTTGTCGATAATGATGGCCCAGGACCAAACAGACGCCAACATCAAACCGATCATCACCAGTTTAACGACAATATGCGCCTGCAAAAACAAGGAGATGAGAGACAGATCGCCATGCGAAGCCGATAGGGCTGTCTGAACTATCTCATTTTCCATGTGTTGTGTCCTTTCTCAGCCAGGAAATTCGTCTTAACGGATCTACGTAGGTGCCAACACGACAAATACCCCGTTCAAGCCGCAAAGCTTTTGACGAGGAAATTTGGCGAAACTAGGACAATTCGCGATCACACATAATTTGAGAAAGGCATTATTATGGTTAATGAAGCCTTAACAGGGCGTTCATCCAAAGCGTTTTGCCTATCAAATTGCAGTGAGAAAAAGGCTTTGAGAGCGTCTTGAGCGCTCCGCCGGCTATCCGGCGCGCCCCCACAGGCCCGGCAATTGAATATGTCCTTGAACCCATATGAAAGGACATATTCAAATGATCGGAGTCGCCGTGAGGGATCGAGTTTTAAAAATTGGCGCTTCGCAAAAAGCTTGTAATGAGCAATGAGGCGAAAATTCAGCTCTGATCGGCTTCAAAAGCAGCCTTCAATTGTGCGGGCATACGTCGCGGACGACCATCGCGGGAGATCACCACCACGGTCACCATGGCAGTGAACAGCGTCTCACCCGCACACATCACCCGTTGATCAAGGATCATGCGAGCGCCTTTGATGGCAGAAACCCGTGTCTCCACTTCAAGCAGATCATCAATGCGAGCGGGTTTGAGATAATCAATCTCCATATGCCGCACGGCAAAGGCAACACGTTCATCTTCGCTGCCTTCATCCAGTTCGTGATGATGAATACCAAGCATGCGAATATAGTCGGAACGCCCACGCTCGATGAAACGAAGAAAGGAGGCGTGATAGACGATGCCGGAAAAATCGGTATCTTCATAATAGACCCGTACCGGCAGAACATGACCAAACTCGGTCTTGCGGCCCGCCAAATCCGGCCATGGGCCAGCATTTTGATCAGGCATCATCAATCCCTTCGGCAAACAATCCCATTTGTGGCGCACCTTTGCCATTATCCGGAACCGCCAGTCCCAAATGGGCAAAGGCCTTGGCAGCCAGCAATCGCCCGCGAGGCGTACGCTGAATGAAACCCTGCTGAATGAGATATGGTTCGATGATCTCTTCGATGGCATCGCGTGGCTCCGAGAGAGCAGCAGCAATGGTCTCGATACCAACCGGTCCGCCACCGAAGGACGTGGCAATCAAATTGAGATAGCGTCGATCCAACGCATCCAATCCCTCATTATCGACTTCCAGCATCTGCAGCGCACGATCAGCAAGCTCTCGAGAAATTTCGCCACCAGCCTGCACAATGGCCACATCGCGCACACGGCGCAAAAGGCGACCAGCAATACGCGGCGTACCACGAGAACGGCGGGCGATCTCAATCGCACCGTCCTTTGTGATCGTCACACCCATCAAGCGTGCACCACGGGTGACGATATATTCCAGCTCTTCAACAGTGTAGAATTGCAACCGCACCGGAATACCAAAGCGATCCCGCAGTGGCGTGGTCAAAAGACCAAGACGCGTCGTCGCAGCAACTAGTGTGAATTTTGCCAGATCAATCTTCACCGAACGAGCAGCTGGTCCCTCACCAATGATCAGATCGAGCTGAAAGTCTTCCATAGCAGGATAGAGAATTTCCTCAACCGCCGGGTTCAAACGATGGATTTCGTCAATGAAGAGGACATCATTCTCTTCCAAATTGGTCAATAGCGCCGCCAGATCACCAGCCTTGGCAATCACGGGACCGGAGGTGGATTTGAAATTCACCCCCAACTCGCGCGAGACAATCTGCGCAAGTGTTGTCTTACCGAGGCCCGGAGGTCCCACGAACAACACATGATCCAATGCTTCCTTACGGGAGCGAGCAGCTTCAATGAAGATGGAGAGGTTGGCCCGCGCTTGCGCCTGGCCTACAAAGTCGTCCAGCATCTGCGGGCGCAACGCCCGATCCATCTCTTCTTTCTCACCGGAAGAAGAAACAAGACGCTCCGCATCTTCAATCATTGACTAAGCTCCTTCAACGCCAGACGGATCAAGGTCGCAGTACCGGTACCATCGCCTTCACGTTTGATGATGGTGGCAACTGCTGCGCTGGCCTGAACAGAACTATAGCCCAGATTGGTCAGCGCAGATACAGCTTCAGCCATCGCTTTTGGTGCAGCCGCTTGATCCATATCGGCTTGCAAATCAGAAACCGCACTATCAACCGCCGCCAAGCTCGGCGTCTTGTCTTTCAATTCAGTGACAATGCGCTGCGCGACCTTTGGCCCCACACCCGGAGTACGCGCCACCATCGCCTTGTCCTGTAGGGCAATGGCAGACTGAAGCTCGGAAATCTTCAATGTGGATAGGATCGCCAACGCCACTTTCTGCCCCACACCCTGCACTGTGGTCAGCAGCCGGAACCAGTCACGCTCCAAAGCGGTGGCAAATCCAAACATCTTCAGCTGATCTTCACGGACATGCATTTCAATCAGCACACTGGCCGCTTCTCCAACGGATGGCAAAGCCTGCAAGGTCTGGTTGGAGCAATGCACTTCATAGCAGACGCCATTCACGTCCACGAGCACATAGCTGTCTGCATATTCATCAATCAGGCCTTTGAGCTTGCCAATCATGTCTGTCTCTCCTGATAATCAAACCAATTCTTACGATTTCTACGTCATTGG encodes:
- the ftsH gene encoding ATP-dependent zinc metalloprotease FtsH, giving the protein MNANFRSLALWVIIGLLLIALFQLFQNPSQRTNSLEIPFSQFVSDVEQGRIKDVTITGQQVTGHLSDGGSFQTFLPENDTTLIPLLTKNGVAITAKPETESFSLLGALISWFPMILILAVWIFFMRQMQGGGKAMGFGKSKAKLLTEAHGRVVFDDVAGVDEAKEDLEEIVEFLRDPQKFQRLGGRIPRGVLLVGPPGTGKTLLGRAVAGEANVPFFSISGSDFVEMFVGVGASRVRDMFEQAKKNAPCIIFIDEIDAVGRHRGAGLGGGNDEREQTLNQLLVEMDGFEANEGVILVAATNRPDVLDPALMRPGRFDRQIVVPNPDITGREKILKVHVRNVPLAPDVDLKTLARGTPGFSGADLMNLVNEAALLAARRDRRLVSMQEFEDAKDKVMMGAERRTLVMSDEEKKLTAYHEAGHALVALHMPASDPIHKATIIPRGRALGMVMRLPEKDQVSLTRAKCNADLAVAMGGRVAEEMIFGYDKVTSGATGDIQMATRLAHAMATQFGMSDELGPLLYSENEQEVFLGHSVARQQHVSDDTQKLVDSETKRFVETGLETAQKILTDHKDELIIIAEGLLEYETLSGQEIRDLIDGKPPVREDDDEPTTPKGSAVPSAGAVKKGSDKGDESDDGMEPQPSS
- the tilS gene encoding tRNA lysidine(34) synthetase TilS; the encoded protein is MPSAKTSGRSSVSMPWPDDLKERITDDALYLPEGPFSGSVLSSLFDEIPSKQDGMLLAVSGGPDSLALVMLCYAWRSRLGHQIPIYLATVDHGLREEAHAEAEYVGELAQCLALPHAILNWQGDKSSSNLQGKAREARYSLLADHAQSLGVKTIVTAHHMDDQAETFLMRLLRGSSVRGLSAMRPARVLNGLILARPLLKHSKQELQNILQRFDLNWCEDPSNESIRYLRVNVRKTLMPVLKRFGADASHFSRTSERLLRAEEALNSVTFEKFSALMTPVVGRALVCNMIDYCLLAEEFRLRLLQEALFQVAGPGYPCGEQSLISLDQDLVLWDDAERRVRKKTLGACCFAISGQRLWVYREPGRKPILAKLSVGEDFDWQGLWNVHYPDDRNIGALTLSPLGERGRQKLLQTGLLKQESLVAMEALPAGVIDALPSAWQENRLKFVMDLPEIAKATGCPLEFSEKNTRFTKNG
- the ybgF gene encoding tol-pal system protein YbgF encodes the protein MASAFLNLISVMGILMIRTLATATAFLLVGASLAGAVNPTNWSELEQRVSTMETQMQRAPIPPLPIPSGPSASTAPSQQRIVVAQSAANLAVRVDRLENQLRIYNGQIEELNFRIRQMQEQLRRFQEDSEFRFQDLERGGSKKRRKQSRAKPKQQAPSQNFEQLGTPPQTLGSLNGAQPNFGSAANQAIGGAGGSGPVDLSSMLNGGAAVPGATFPGANPINPGLGNVAPSNQVASLTGDPVTDYDQAYGLVLQGQYGQAEGAFRQFIASYGTHQLVANAHYWIGESQFQRRDYRGAIETFLNAYSTYPQAQKAPDMLLKTGMSLRQIKEREAACATYEELLAKYPNASAGVRQKVRSEIKNAKC
- the pal gene encoding peptidoglycan-associated lipoprotein Pal, with product MLSKKASTPVRAALAIGLLGVLAACSANPDKMANPGLANNATPGSTQDFVVNVGDRVFFDTDSSDINPSSQATLDKQALWLNQYGNYRVAIEGHADERGTREYNIALGARRANSVRNYLVSKGIASNRLMTKSFGKERPVAVCNDISCWSQNRRAVTVLSN
- the tolB gene encoding Tol-Pal system beta propeller repeat protein TolB, translating into MRKITSRWSAGLSRLVQRSLSMALALMALVAFASPGHALIEIDIRQGNIQPMPIAIPSFSGVPQGAQIAQVVEADLKRSGLFAPLDKNTFLEKGLTSSSSPSFANWTVLNAQALVTGTVTQEADGRLKAEFRLWDVYAGKQMTGQQFFTAPKNWRRVAHIIADAIYERLTGEKGYFDTRIVYVDESGPKANRVKRLAIMDQDGANVRYLTDGRDLVLTPRFSPTRQEVTYMALEDGQPKVYLLNLENGRRSNVGKFPGMSFSSRFSPDGLSIVLSLQQAGDANIYRMDLRNGKITRLTNSASIDTSPTFSPDGRQIAFESDRGGRQQVYVMNSDGSNVRRISFGQGSYGTPVWSPRGDLIAFTKQYKGQFQIGVMKTDGSRERILADGYHNEGPTWAPNGRVLMFFRESPGAGGGPKLYSIDLTGRNEYQVPTPAFGSDPAWSPLVE
- a CDS encoding cell envelope biogenesis protein TolA, with the protein product MRNVGFIASSVSHVLVLAWGLVSLPAPKTHDVTPLEILPVDLVTLADVTDVKKGDSKGKVQDKIQEEVKKAPEPVKEEPKKPAPKVQPKVQETEAKPKSEPTPKVEPKPEPVKKAESEPAPVKKAEPKVEPKVIEEKPEAPKAIAALPKIKPKPPKKKSPPKKVAQKQPAKKKRDFDANALKALVNKADEAAPQKTSSEAKKASFGSRTGKQAAAMTQSEIDSLRAQVSECWSPPAGAIDAGELRIRLQFRMDRSGNVVGQPEILAGPPGSFGYAASRAAVRAVMRCAPYQLPADKYDLWKDTILNFDPSDMF
- the tolR gene encoding protein TolR, with the translated sequence MGMGTQGTSGGGRRRGARRAIRHRPVAEINVTPLVDVMLVLLIIFMVSAPMMTVGVPLDLPESSAKPLSSQTEPLTVSVQADGSVHVQDQPVEVDQLVQTLLGVAKNGYEERIFVRGDTNANYGAIIKVMGAMNRAGFKKIGLVSTEELQ
- the tolQ gene encoding protein TolQ, with product MENEIVQTALSASHGDLSLISLFLQAHIVVKLVMIGLMLASVWSWAIIIDKVLLYYRTRRQMDRFEKVFWSGQSLEELYQTLSGRPNHAMAALFVAAMREWKRSFEGQARSVAGLPTRIEKVLDVTLAREVDRLEKRLLFLATVGSAAPFVGLFGTVWGIMNSFQGIAASKSTSLAVVAPGIAEALFATAIGLLAAIPAVIAYNKLASLASQHALRLEGFADEFSAILSRLMDERG
- the ybgC gene encoding tol-pal system-associated acyl-CoA thioesterase translates to MMPDQNAGPWPDLAGRKTEFGHVLPVRVYYEDTDFSGIVYHASFLRFIERGRSDYIRMLGIHHHELDEGSEDERVAFAVRHMEIDYLKPARIDDLLEVETRVSAIKGARMILDQRVMCAGETLFTAMVTVVVISRDGRPRRMPAQLKAAFEADQS